The Gracilinanus agilis isolate LMUSP501 unplaced genomic scaffold, AgileGrace unplaced_scaffold7608, whole genome shotgun sequence genome includes the window CTCCGGccaaaggctttcccacattcattacattcaaagggtttttctcccgtatgaattctctgatgttgagtaAGGTATGTGTTTCGgctgaaagcttttccacatgcATCACATGCAAAGGGTTTCTCTCTAGTATGAACTCTGTGATGTTCAGTAAGGGATGACCTGTGAGGAAAGGCTTTCCCACATAcactgcattcataaggtttctctccagtatgaattcgtTGATGTTTTGTAACAGATGACCTGTCattaaaggctttcccacatacaatacattcatagggtttctttCCAGTATGAATTAGCTGATGTTGATTAAGATGTGTGCTGCGGctaaaagcttttccacattcgttacattcatagggtttctctcctgtatggATCCTCTGATGCAGAATAAGTTGTGTATTCCATCTAAATGGCTTCCCACActtattacatttataaggtttctcccctgtgtgaattctctggtgtCGAGTAAGGTGTATACTCTGAATGAAGGCTTTCCCGCACtcattacattcatagggtttttctccagtatggattctttgATGTCTACTAAGGGATGACCTGCCagtgaaggctttcccacattcattacatttgtagGGCTTCTCTCCTGTATGGATTCTCTGGTGTTTATTTAAACATGACCTTTCACTGAaattttttccacattcattacattcgtAGGTTTTCTCTCCAATGTGAATTTTCCAGTGCCTGCTGAGAGATGACTCCTTATTGAAAGCTTTTGgacattcattgcatttgtagGATTTTTTTCCAGTATGATATTGAATAAAATCTAGATGGAACATGAATGAGTTTCCACATTCGTTGtagttatatattttctttcctgaggAGACCCTATTACATTTAATCAGGTTTGAATTTTGTTTGAAGTTTTTCCCACGTTTGTCAAATTTACAGAGAGTCTTTTCTACAGGTACTTTCTGTTGTAAAGCAAATACTGATCCCCGTCTGAATCTTCtcacaaatttattattttcatggttAGTCACCTTGTTAGTTTTCATATGAGTTATTGCCATTTGCCTGGAAGATCTCTCCTGGTTGCCCTGTTGCTTTTCTAACATAACATCATATTCCCAAGTTTTTCCCAACTTCAAATCTTGGCAACTAtcctttttacatttttcctgGGATAATTCTTCCGTAGAAATGATCTGCTTTGTAGTTGACTTCTCTCTTTTAGGCCTAGTCTTCcaatctgaaataaaataaaagaaataaaaaatacaaatttacttCTTTTCTGTGCTTGGAAAACAAAGCATCAAGGAAAACAATCTTTGCACTGGGAAGTCCTACTCCAAATGCCTCATTGAGATGGGAGAATAAGCTTAAGTTCTTGAAGATGTTTGCTACTAGTAGGTGATAGGTCCTGCCAAGCTGGAAATAATTCAATTATGAAGATAGCCTTTAATGTGTTTGTTCCCCTATCACCAGCAGAGCTAAATTCGAAGAGTTGGCCACCACATGATGGATCTTCTTGAAATATTATAGCATGATACCTTACATGGGTATAGCAATATAtagtttacaaagagcttttaCATGCATCAGGCTTTAATACAAGAAGTCCATGAGGTATAGAGGGCAGCTAATgccatcattattttttaatttacccAAAGTCAATAGCAATTTAATGGCAATTAGGAAAATATGTCATTTTTCCATATGTCCCACTTCAGTATACCATGACACCTAGTTAGTTGTGAaataggaattttctttttttaattaagttttttatttaattgattaatttagaatatttttccatgtttacataattcatgttctttccctcccctcatcccaccccctcccatagacaacaagcaattctacggggttttacatgtgtcattgatcaagacctatttccatattattatttgtactagagtgatcctttagagtctacattcccaatcatacccccatcaaaccatatgatcaagcagttgtttttcttttgtgtttctaatcccacaattctttctctggatgtggatagtgttctttctcataagttcctcagagtcatcctgaatcattgcattactgctagtagagaagtccattatgttcaattgtgtcacagtgtatcagtctctgaatACAATGTCCACTAGACCATATTGCTTGTCAACTGCCATTAAGATGAAACTAAAGATTAAGATGGCAACATAGCATGACATCAATTTAAATAAAGTATGCATATAGGCTCAAacaagtgaaaaaaacaaaaagaacctaTAATTGTAACTAAGAACCACTATATTTTTTTGGGAAAtctgagagagaagggaggaagtgaAGAAGACTTGAGATAGGGAGATGTTTTGCTTTTCCTTATAGAGTTGGGGAATTCCTGAAATTGTAGTCTAGGAGTTTCTCACAGAAAAATTCTAGAACAGGTTATTAAATAGATGACTtgtaaacatttagaaaaggaagaaaattcatgACGCCAATAAATAGTCATGCAGAATAATTCTATTCGgaataacttcattttctttttaataaaacttctagataagaagaatgaaaattcTGAAATCTAACATTCTGATTTTTGGTTATTATCACTTCCCAACAACCTATTCTACCTATAAATTCCTCTCTTGTAACAAACAattaaacaaagcaaaacaatacAGCAAATTTAACTGACTGGGACTATTTAATAATCTGTACCCATAGTACAACACATTTTTTTCAAGATGAAGGCATATTTTATCATCAGTCCTCTAGAACCATGATTAGTCATTACGCTCAATCTGAATGATGTCTTCAaatcttattttcatttatattgttgttgtcatATATGTTGTTCAGTTGATTCTGCTCTATATAAGTTAGTATgtcttctcattttcttatttttttcaggtattttatttataatttcattagtcATTATTTGACTGATGGGCacctgtttgtttttgttttgttttggtttttttgctgctacaaaaatGTAATTCCATGAATATTTGAGTACATGTAGAATCTTTCTACTATTGACCTTCTTGGGATATAAGCTGTATCAAAGGTACAAACAGCTTATTCACTTTATCCatgtaattt containing:
- the LOC123256641 gene encoding zinc finger protein OZF-like; the encoded protein is MDEHGQESCQMRRNRWTELCASEENTHIIDITDSEKYCDWKTRPKREKSTTKQIISTEELSQEKCKKDSCQDLKLGKTWEYDVMLEKQQGNQERSSRQMAITHMKTNKVTNHENNKFVRRFRRGSVFALQQKVPVEKTLCKFDKRGKNFKQNSNLIKCNRVSSGKKIYNYNECGNSFMFHLDFIQYHTGKKSYKCNECPKAFNKESSLSRHWKIHIGEKTYECNECGKNFSERSCLNKHQRIHTGEKPYKCNECGKAFTGRSSLSRHQRIHTGEKPYECNECGKAFIQSIHLTRHQRIHTGEKPYKCNKCGKPFRWNTQLILHQRIHTGEKPYECNECGKAFSRSTHLNQHQLIHTGKKPYECIVCGKAFNDRSSVTKHQRIHTGEKPYECSVCGKAFPHRSSLTEHHRVHTREKPFACDACGKAFSRNTYLTQHQRIHTGEKPFECNECGKAFGRSTNLAQHKRIHTGLKPYECNACGKAFIDRSSLSKHQRVHTGEKPYECNECGKAFSHISSLTKHQRIHNGEKF